From the Aquarana catesbeiana isolate 2022-GZ linkage group LG10, ASM4218655v1, whole genome shotgun sequence genome, the window CGAAACAAGAGGAGTTGCCCTGTCAATGCACTCAGTCATTTAAGTTGTAAGTGCCCCAAGGTTATGGACTCTCCTGATGAAACAATGCTAGTGCTTGGTGATTTGCCCAGCACTGAAACATAGTCAGTATGCATGAGCATCCATACCCCAAGTACATGGAAGTATTTTGTTTGCCCTTGCTGGTAGAACATAGAAGCAGGGGAGCAAAGGGAAGGTGAATATATACTGTTGGCAAGTGGGAATTAAGTTTTCAACTTTCCCAAAGGTTGGCAACAAATTTTCGGTCTCTGTTTCACCAAGTGTTTTTAAATACACTCTTTTTGATTCCTTTGCAGCTGCTGCTCCTCAGTATGACGACGATAAGATTATTAATGGCTACGAATGTGCTAGCCATTCTCAACCTTGGCAAGTTTACATCAGCTACAATGGAGGACAATGGTGTGGTGGATCCCTGATTTCATCACGGTGGATCATTTCTGCAGCTCATTGCTATCAGCCGTAAGTTCAGAGATTCTTCTTTGTAAATTGGTAATACTTGGCAATGCAGAATACAGATCAAGCCAGTGGCCTAGGGCTCAAATGGTTTTGGCCCCTGAATAGGATCAGAGAATCATATGTCAGCCAAAAAAATGGGATCTATAATTGTCTGAATAATTAGACCAATGGGAAATCCACTGTTCAGTTCATGCTTTACCTAAAAGCGTAGCTatgggcaaaatataaaaaatatatatatttgattattaACATTAACACCGCAGTaacagttttattacctgttgatcctgcataAAATTCCATTATTTTTCCACGCATTTACCAGGCAAAGTGAGCTAGCAAAAATGGAAGCTAGAGAGGTTTGGATAATCCATTCAGGACTGACAGGGTTGCTAACAATGGCCGGATTTTATTCCTATAGTTTACATTttcaaatcattaaaaaaataatgaatccaTTCACATGTAGCGTTATGCCCACAAACCCAACTGCCATTTTATCTCTATGGTTTATTTAATATATTGCCTGTATATTATATTTGAGATGCTTGTCAGTAGTGGCAGTAGGCACAAAGTCATCCAATACTGAAAACAGGATAGAGTATGATAGGAAACAAGTTATTATTTAGCTGATAGAGCAAGGTTAGCGGTGCCATCAAGTTTTTCTTTACTATCAAAAAAGAAATATTTATTGGGTGGTGTTCAAAGGGGCGTTTTTATAGCCAACGCACAGTGGCTTAATGTACCATGTGTATTGtgttaccagaaaaaaaaatgagGTAGCAAAACATAGTCACACCCCCCACACCTTCTTATTTAATATCCAAAGTCCTGCAAAGTTAATGTTTTGCCATGAATTTAATTTATAGAAATCCTCTACATTTTGCACATTATCTGTAGTCACCTTTAATTAATACATTTTGAGATCTACAGCTCATCTTTATTCTTATATCCAACTTATACAGGCCCAATACCTTCATTGCTCACCTTGGGGAACACGATGTTACTAAACAAGAAGGAACGGAACAGAGTATCCAGGTGGAAAAGGCTATAATGCACCCCCTCTATGATGATAAATCCTTCGATCACGATTTCATGCTGGTCAAACTAGCTAAGCCGGCCCAGTTCAATCAGTACGTCCAACCCATCCCAGTAGCCTCTTCCTGCCCAACGGCAAGAAGTCAGTGTCTGGTGTCAGGCTGGGGAAACATGAAAATCTTTGGAGGTAAGTTCATTTTCTGGACTTTAAAAATaattgttttaaagctgaactttataaaaaaataaaaaaaaacatcaactgcAGTTAATGCAAGGACCGATTTTATTATCAGACTTGTATAACCTGCATGGTAGCAGATTGGAAGAAGACGTGAATGCACATGAATTGACTACAAACATACTGAAAGAAGGAAACAGCAGAATACTGACTCATAtgtgtgctgctgctcctttacTGTCCAGTCAGCAGGTCTGGGttattttaaagtatatctaaaaccaaaaacaTTGTAATATACAGTTTTGCAGCTTACAATCCTCAGATGTGTATCCTGCAATGATTTCCTTATTTCAGTTTATATTTCCTTTATTTCCACCCGGCAATTTTGCCATTAACACACaacttgtcctagggtgacatcaTTCACATATTATACTACACCTagagaggagcagcattgtcaccctaggctgcactTCTAATTTGGACTATAAAGACCTGTTTGGGAGTACAAAGAAAACTGAAAAAGCACCACATTTCTGACCAAATCTACAGGTATTGTTCTGCATtttcaaaaaaatgtaattaccCCAGAAAAAAAACGCAGCATCTAAAGACTGGTGAGCTGGTATTCATTACATTTTTGTGCTTGGATTTAGATATACATTAGCAGGGAAAATAACAATATGGCGATAGGTAAATTCAATCAGCACACACAAAAATGCCTAAAGTTCTCAAACAATCCCAAAAGCATACATTATAAATCTGTTCCTATTGTAATAATGCATGAACATGTGCATCAATTTAATTTACTTATGGAGTTTATTCTGAACTTGTAGAGGATTTGTTTAAACTAGAGCAGCTTCAGCAACTTTGCTTCCAGAGTTCTGCCCCTCTTTCTTGCAATGTAGGAATATCCTTTTTAAAATAACTAAGTGTAAAATAAGATCTTATAGGCATTATGTTACAATACTAGTTGCAGAGCTTGCACTTTACTTGGAGGGAAGACAAGTATGTATAATTTACTGACTTGGAACTGGTATGTTTCCCCAAAGTCTAACCATTATGTAACCGGTAATGTTCTGCAATGCCAGGCTTTGTAAGAAAAGGCCAACACCAACAGGCACACCACAACACAAAACTAAATATTGCTACAAAGCAAACCAACAAAACCACCTCAATCTTTAACTAAATAGTATTACCCTTAATAATGAggtcatgtaaaaaaaattaattatacaataggctactttcacactgaggcgctttgcaggcgctaaagtgctaaaaatagcacctgcaaagcgccctgaatgAGCCGCTCagttcactccaatgtgaaagtcccgagggctttcacactggagcggtgcgcttgcatgaaggtcaaaaaagtcctgtaagccgcatctttgcagcgctgtaggagcggtgtattcaccactcctaaagcaccccttcccattgaaaacaatggggcagcgctgcaaacccgccggcaaagcgccgctatagcggcgctttgcgggcagttttaaccctttttcggccgctagcaggcgtttaaaccgccccgctaacggccgaatagcgccgctaaaacgatggtaaagtggtGCTAAATGTAGCGCCGCTATACCGCTGGCGCCcgcctgcctcagtgtgaaagtagccttaaggcaAACCCATGAACCTCATTCCCTGCAAGAATTAGAATAATGCACAACGTTCATAATGCCCCTCAAGACAACTACCAGTAAAATGAATACCTCAACCATTCCCCATCATGATTCATTGCATATGAATATATTTGTAACAACAAGTATAACCTCATGATAGTATAAGATTATTTAACATAAATCAGCCTGAGTTGGAAACCCACATCAACATGAAAGTTGACTTTCAAAGCAGTTTGAGCACCTCTGTCTCTGGTTTCTTGTTCTGGTTCCTTGAAGTATTTTTGTCTTTTTCACACTTTCTATGCCACCGTTTTTGCTATGATTTTAGTATAGGGGGGAGGGTTATACTGTATATTCTGTCAGgttattacagtaaaaccttggattgtgagcataattcgttccggaaacatgcttgtaatccaaagcacttgtatatcaaagttaatttccccataggaaataacgGAAACTCAAATTATTCGTTCCACAAcctatttattcataggtccttcagtttatagtccatataaaaaaagattatagcaatgtgggttgtgtaaccataaaatgtccatccacaaatggaagcctccacaaggggagtagaagcaaaatccagcaggagctacagagtattaaagagaagagaggcgcctctaagtgtagcaatgtgttgctaaatgttgtaccttcattaaatgtaaccatattgctacacttagaggcgcctctcttctcttttaggcccctttcacacgatcggaccgttcaggtccgcctgtcagttttgacggcggacctgaacgggcgatccatgttagcctatggagcgtcggatgtcagcggagacatgtccgctgacatccgaccctgtccgatccgctaaaagcagacgtatggctctacgtccagatccgtcgctggcggatcagatcgggtgagatctgacgaaaacggacacgctgtccgttttcgtccgatccctccataggcggcagcggcgcctgacaagcccctccccgctcagtgagcagagagggacctgtcatccgccggctcagcggagatcaacggacagatctcccgctgagccggcggaccgag encodes:
- the LOC141110026 gene encoding trypsin-3-like — its product is MLYIWICMFLGLAAAAPQYDDDKIINGYECASHSQPWQVYISYNGGQWCGGSLISSRWIISAAHCYQPPNTFIAHLGEHDVTKQEGTEQSIQVEKAIMHPLYDDKSFDHDFMLVKLAKPAQFNQYVQPIPVASSCPTARSQCLVSGWGNMKIFGVQYATKLQCLDLPVLSDSSCKSSYSNMITTNMFCAGFLEGGKDACAADSGGPLVCNGKLYGVVSWGRMCALRNAPGVYTKVCSYFDWIKNIIEQN